GTATCAGATGTTTATTTGAATacatctacatttttaaaataatgctgtGATTATAAACCATTTCTCCTTTCTATTTTACAAGTATTCAGGAAAGTCGACTCTTTATCAGAAGACCTCAACACAACTGAATCTCTTTATGACAAAAAAATCATTACAGTCCAGGAAAGCATAAAAGGACTTGGTAAGGTCTcacttttctttatttcatttttttgtcacaATTTCTTGTGTAAATACGCAAATCAAAAACTGTCCCCATCCTGAttttagtttaaatacatttttctccaGTTTTGCATATTACAATGGTAATATGccaaataattttgtttaatgcaaatgcatttttaaattattttctcagTACATGAAAAGCCTACAGGCAGTGTCTTTTTAACCTTTTGTATTACCATTCAAAATACTATACTGGTAAGCTCTGTGTATACGATGACatgttaaatgtattacatttcaaatgaaaacctCAGACATTTTCAGTTAATCATTTACAGTCCTTTAGTTTTAgaaagacttaaaaaaacaaaaaaaactttctttatcCTTATGTTTAGAACACAAATCCTCCAGTAACTGCATAGACTGCCATGACGTCACCCAGTTTGGACAGGAGATTGAGAAGCTACAAGGAGAGTTTGAAGAGATTCAAAAAATGATTTTGGTTCAGGAACAGACTCTGGACCAAGCAGCCAAGACTCAGCAAAGTCTCACTTACTCAAACAGCAAATTTGCTTGTGACATCCAAAATTATTCATTCTCTATTAAGCTGATCAACCAATCCTTGGAGAGATACTTAGAGCAAGTCCATGGCTGGCAGATCGTTATAACTGAAACTGATGAATCAATGAAATCATTGGTCCAGGACCAATACGATTTACGAGCCGCAGTTCAACAAATCAATTCCACAGTTCGGCTGAGCTCTTCATGGATCAATGGCATTCAGAGGAAGATGGATGAAGAAATGTTGGTTTTACAAAAAGTCATGACAGAATGGCAGAATTACAGCAAAACACTGGGAGTTATGAGGTCTTCCTCTAGCAAAAGCATTGATATTGTAAGAAATATTCAAAATAGCATTTCAACCACACTGCAACGAATCAGTCTCAACTCTGACACCATGCATGACCTCGTCTTGCAAATAATGAACTTGCAGATGCAGCTTGACAACATCTCTTCCTTTTTGGATGAGCATGAGGAAAACATGCAAGACTTCCATTACCATTCAAAATACTATGAAAACAGAACCAGTGAGAGGTTTGAAACACTTGAGGGCCGAATGACCTCTCATGAAATGGAAATAAGTACCATATTAGCCAATATCAATGCCACAGATAACCATGTGCATAGGATGCTGAAGTACATTGATGATGTGAGAGTGTCCTGTGCTGCTGGGCTGAGCACCCATGGACAGGAACTACAGTATCTAAATAATACAATCCATCTGATGATCTACACAGCAGATTTGTTACGACAAAGGTACAGCCTGTTGAATGGAAGACTCGATTTTGAGATAAGAAATCTATCAATGGTTATGGAAGAAATGAAACTAGTGGATATAAAGCATGGGCAGATAATCAAGAACTTCACCATTGTGAAAGGTGAGACACAGAATCTTTACTCTAAGAGAGATACAGTGCACTGTGAATAAACATCTACGTGCGGTATTCAGTGCAGTTATTTGTGtaattaaaaccattttactTGTAAACTAGTAACTACAcacattacattgtaattacatagtaactaCATATCTATATACGGAATTGCTGTGTAATTAATATTGGTTAAAGAGAAATTAAATTTCATACACCATGATGGCTTCATGCTATATGTACCGCATCTCTAATAAATTAGGGGTTAGCATGTAATGCAGTACTGTATGCACGCCTCTGCATAaaggaggctttgtggtccaggTGTTAatgaaatgggcttgtaaccaggagatacCCAGTTCAATGCTAGCTTACCCATTGACTCCTCATatcttgtgaagtgctttgtgatggtggtccactatgaaaggtgctatataaaaataaa
The Polyodon spathula isolate WHYD16114869_AA chromosome 5, ASM1765450v1, whole genome shotgun sequence DNA segment above includes these coding regions:
- the scara3 gene encoding scavenger receptor class A member 3, whose protein sequence is MKETRCGYENQLFKEEDPTGEEELMHSFNWRTRGGCIQCQRTGSLQLAVKVLYGFFAFLIIAVAVLASLVFRKVDSLSEDLNTTESLYDKKIITVQESIKGLEHKSSSNCIDCHDVTQFGQEIEKLQGEFEEIQKMILVQEQTLDQAAKTQQSLTYSNSKFACDIQNYSFSIKLINQSLERYLEQVHGWQIVITETDESMKSLVQDQYDLRAAVQQINSTVRLSSSWINGIQRKMDEEMLVLQKVMTEWQNYSKTLGVMRSSSSKSIDIVRNIQNSISTTLQRISLNSDTMHDLVLQIMNLQMQLDNISSFLDEHEENMQDFHYHSKYYENRTSERFETLEGRMTSHEMEISTILANINATDNHVHRMLKYIDDVRVSCAAGLSTHGQELQYLNNTIHLMIYTADLLRQRYSLLNGRLDFEIRNLSMVMEEMKLVDIKHGQIIKNFTIVKGLPGPPGPKGNRGEAGPNGPVGFTGRKGDVGPSGPLGPQGQRGYLGPPGPPGEAGPPGIKGSPGIKGVKGSLGQPGATGESGQKGDIGPSGHDGLPGSRGPPGIQGQAGLPGIHGLPGPKGKQGPPGPPGPPGPPGAPAQ